The Corynebacterium comes genome window below encodes:
- a CDS encoding acetyl-CoA acetyltransferase, with product MFQSTSSATVTTTNQTSADTAQDPFSTRFGAEHRLPQGLRDEAAGMSWPLFTATFAPAADLRITRLESTRGRGGQQHYTAELTRTSKTEQPSTEIRDITAMGPASAVSHLLADAGRHVEILSFHQTELFEATVTFVKVAHQSNGNRRSWAIGFGPTPESSIAAALASGAQRIYG from the coding sequence ATGTTCCAGAGCACTTCTTCTGCCACTGTCACCACCACCAACCAGACTTCTGCCGATACCGCGCAGGATCCCTTCAGCACCCGTTTCGGCGCCGAACACCGGCTGCCCCAGGGCCTCCGCGATGAGGCCGCCGGTATGTCCTGGCCGCTGTTCACCGCAACTTTCGCTCCCGCCGCCGATCTCCGCATCACCCGCCTGGAGTCGACCCGAGGCCGTGGCGGTCAGCAGCACTACACCGCCGAGCTGACCCGCACCTCCAAGACCGAGCAGCCGAGCACCGAGATCCGCGACATCACCGCCATGGGTCCCGCTTCCGCCGTCTCCCACCTGCTCGCTGACGCCGGCCGCCACGTCGAGATCCTCTCCTTCCACCAGACTGAACTCTTCGAGGCCACGGTCACCTTCGTCAAGGTCGCCCACCAGAGCAACGGGAACCGACGGTCCTGGGCCATCGGCTTCGGGCCGACGCCGGAGTCCTCCATCGCGGCCGCTCTGGCCTCCGGCGCGCAGCGCATCTACGGCTGA
- a CDS encoding dipeptidase, whose amino-acid sequence MIIPMDTTEIDRLRTHIEGQRDRIFSELSTLVSFNSVHAEPGCEDDYAAAAEWTAQALTDAGLDVASHLTVDGSTAVIGRREADAGMPTVLLYSHYDIVPAGDPARWTSDPFSLTERGGRWYGRGAADCKGNLVMHLAALRAVEATGGTGLGLIFLVEGSEERGGVGLEALLADAPELFRADAILIADSGNAAVGVPTLTTTLRGGAQVTVTVDTLETPLHSGQYGGAAPDAVAALVRILDSLRDEHGRTVIDGVDTSGIWDGEPYTKEDFRRDAGILDGVAVMGTDADEPADMVWARPAITVTGFTSTPVAEAVNAVPATASAKLNLRVPPGMDTADVLKHLEAHLRSHAPWGAHVSVEIGDVSNPFAADISGPALTLLRDCLAAAYDTGHTTTVGSGGSIPLTLALKEQFPDAEIAIFGVEEPQSTIHSPDESVDPAEIIHVAAAEAAFLQAWGGK is encoded by the coding sequence ATGATCATCCCTATGGACACAACCGAAATCGACCGGCTCCGCACCCACATCGAAGGCCAGCGAGACCGGATCTTCTCCGAACTCTCCACCCTCGTCTCCTTCAACTCCGTGCACGCCGAGCCCGGTTGCGAGGACGATTACGCCGCCGCGGCCGAATGGACCGCACAGGCACTCACCGATGCCGGCCTCGACGTCGCCTCCCACCTCACCGTCGACGGCTCCACCGCCGTCATCGGGCGTCGGGAAGCGGATGCGGGCATGCCCACCGTCCTCCTCTACTCCCATTACGACATCGTCCCCGCCGGTGACCCCGCCCGCTGGACCTCCGACCCGTTCTCACTGACCGAGCGGGGCGGCCGCTGGTACGGCCGCGGCGCCGCCGACTGCAAGGGCAATCTGGTCATGCACCTGGCGGCCCTGCGCGCCGTCGAGGCCACCGGCGGAACCGGGCTGGGCCTGATCTTCCTCGTGGAGGGTTCCGAGGAGCGCGGCGGCGTGGGCCTGGAGGCGCTGCTTGCCGACGCCCCCGAACTCTTCCGCGCCGACGCCATTCTCATCGCCGACTCCGGCAACGCCGCCGTCGGGGTACCCACCCTTACCACCACGCTCCGCGGTGGCGCCCAGGTGACCGTCACGGTGGACACCCTCGAGACTCCCCTGCACTCCGGCCAGTACGGCGGCGCGGCCCCCGACGCCGTCGCCGCGCTGGTCCGCATCCTCGATTCGCTCCGGGATGAGCACGGCCGCACGGTCATCGACGGCGTGGACACCTCCGGCATCTGGGACGGCGAGCCCTATACAAAGGAGGACTTCCGACGCGACGCCGGCATCCTCGACGGCGTCGCCGTCATGGGCACCGATGCCGACGAACCCGCCGACATGGTCTGGGCCCGCCCCGCGATCACCGTCACCGGATTCACCTCCACACCGGTCGCCGAGGCCGTCAACGCCGTGCCCGCCACCGCCTCCGCGAAGCTCAACCTGCGGGTACCGCCGGGGATGGACACGGCGGACGTCCTCAAGCACCTCGAAGCGCACCTCAGGTCCCACGCCCCCTGGGGCGCGCACGTGAGCGTGGAGATCGGGGACGTCAGCAACCCCTTCGCCGCAGACATCAGCGGACCCGCACTGACCCTGCTCCGCGACTGCCTCGCCGCCGCCTACGACACCGGACACACCACCACCGTCGGTTCCGGCGGTTCCATCCCGCTCACCCTCGCGCTGAAGGAACAGTTCCCCGACGCCGAGATCGCCATCTTCGGCGTGGAGGAGCCGCAGTCGACGATCCACTCCCCCGACGAGTCGGTGGACCCCGCCGAAATAATCCACGTTGCCGCGGCAGAGGCAGCATTCCTGCAGGCCTGGGGTGGAAAATAA